Proteins encoded together in one Mercenaria mercenaria strain notata chromosome 18, MADL_Memer_1, whole genome shotgun sequence window:
- the LOC128550499 gene encoding proprotein convertase subtilisin/kexin type 5-like encodes MVSGLSTTVLLLTLFTDAVLTECSDGCNSCSGSTCMKCKSSYYLSDGSCSPCQGNCTSCNGYYDCTSCKPGKWGSDKQCQFPCNNNCHNKECQYDTGYCVQCKPGLYGLQCQHNCTVCDGDLCDLRRCTHGCKQGYYEYNTETESICQTCPRDCRYCNDKITCLVCNDDFHLYQFNSNGNVFVHCTSCSLGSNCSSYCVIQNCSQCQIQNDDLVCTDCPEGYTYNGKTCIQDTISCSQECSSYCDDDGICLGDCNAGWTGEKCSVKCSDQCLTCNKSRRDICQQCK; translated from the exons ATGGTATCCGGCTTAAGTACAACAGTACTACTTTTGACACTTTTCACAGATGCTGTGCTAACTG AATGTTCTGATGGCTGTAATTCATGTTCCGGTTCAACATGCATGAAATGTAAATCGTCATATTATTTATCCGATGGCTCCTGTTCTCCATGTCAAGGAAACTGCACAAGTTGTAACGGATATTATGACTGTACTTCGTGCAAACCAGGTAAATGGGGTTCAGACAAGCAGTGCCAGTTCCCCTGtaataataattgtcataataaAGAATGCCAGTATGACACTGGCTATTGTGTTCAGTGTAAACCTGGACTGTACGGCCTACAGTGCCAACATAATTGTACTGTCTGTGATGGTGATCTTTGTGATTTACGTAGATGTACGCACGGATGTAAACAAGGATATTACGAGTACAATACGGAGACTGAATCAATATGTCAAACATGTCCGAGAGATTGTAGATATTGTAATGACAAAATCACATGTCTGGTTTGCAATGATGATTTTCATTTGTATCAGTTTAATTCCAATGGAAACGTTTTTGTTCACTGCACTAGTTGTTCACTAGGATCAAACTGTTCAAGTTATTGTGTTATTCAAAACTGCAGTCAGTGCCAAATCCAAAATGACGATTTAGTGTGCACAGATTGCCCTGAAGGCTACACATATAATGGAAAAACATGTATACAGGATACAATAAGTTGTTCTCAAGAATGTTCCTCTTATTGTGATGACGATGGAATATGCTTAGGAGACTGCAACGCTGGATGGACGGGTGAAAAATGTTCTGTCAAATGCTCAGATCAATGTTTGACATGCAACAAAAGTAGAAGGGATATTTGTCAACAGTgcaaatag